The following are from one region of the Stigmatella ashevillena genome:
- a CDS encoding CARDB domain-containing protein — protein sequence MQRSVGKAVIGMVAWMGAVGCGTPEGSPEVPLAEALQPAVVTDGPDFIVKSVKGPASVREATGFTAEVTVCNQGTQDGSAQVGLYFSVDAVITVPANPGPYTDQPAGIAMTDYLPVGACQQLVVEGLSQVPLAGAYYLGAVADPQNEVPEIRENNNVKTGPRVGIGDEADFIVSEVSGPPSARSGNSITASIQVCNQGTQWGSTEVALYLSDDAVITVPASPSPYTDQFLGASQPVGLESGECRIVSVTGDLSGSLEEGPYYLGAVVDRFNDVTEFLEDNNAKAGNRLGFGSGPDFIVSKVSGPPSAQEGHSFVASVTVCNQGTEGGESEVGLYLSEDKVILPTLFPEPGADLPLGSREPTGWLEAGQCRALSLVGEASGVQSGAYYLGAAVDVQASSSELIEDNNTKVGNRFGIGQGPDFVVSQVSGPASVRQGSNLDVSVTVCNQGTREGSTNVDLYLSKDAVITPEGPQSGPSTDYRVGSESLSWLEPGQCQTLTVRGSAGGSSSDGAYYLGAVVDPWNNALELIEDNNTKVGSRVGVGDATDFVVTQVTSPPNVQPGQSFNAAVTVCNQGTRGGDTLVELYLSQDTIITLQNQSSEGDRRVGNGWVDYLAPGGCQTVSVEAHASVPGEGAYYLGAVANPYQHGSPELITDNNTKVSARLGVGDGTDFIVSKVTGPASAQRGGMFTASVTVCNQGTRAGSTYVEAYLSEDNTLTPQSPWGSSPDTRVASQFTGYLEPGNCQTLSLVGSASVPNSGAYFLGAVVNPHLDDELLTDNNTRVGKAVAITG from the coding sequence GTGCAACGAAGCGTCGGGAAGGCAGTCATTGGCATGGTGGCGTGGATGGGGGCCGTCGGGTGCGGGACACCGGAAGGTTCTCCGGAAGTGCCCCTCGCGGAAGCCCTTCAACCCGCGGTCGTCACGGACGGTCCGGACTTCATCGTGAAGAGCGTGAAGGGGCCGGCCAGCGTGCGGGAGGCCACCGGTTTCACCGCCGAGGTGACGGTGTGCAACCAGGGAACCCAGGATGGCTCCGCGCAGGTCGGGCTCTACTTCTCCGTGGATGCGGTCATCACCGTGCCTGCGAACCCTGGGCCCTACACGGACCAGCCCGCGGGCATCGCGATGACGGACTACCTGCCGGTCGGCGCGTGCCAGCAGCTCGTGGTGGAGGGCCTCTCCCAGGTCCCCCTGGCTGGGGCGTACTACCTGGGCGCGGTGGCGGATCCTCAGAATGAGGTTCCCGAGATCCGGGAAAACAACAACGTCAAGACGGGCCCCCGCGTGGGTATCGGGGATGAGGCGGACTTCATCGTCTCCGAGGTCAGTGGCCCTCCCAGCGCCCGGTCCGGCAATTCCATCACCGCGTCGATCCAGGTGTGCAACCAGGGCACGCAGTGGGGCTCCACCGAGGTGGCGCTCTACCTGTCCGATGATGCGGTCATCACGGTGCCCGCCTCGCCCAGCCCGTACACGGACCAGTTCCTGGGCGCTTCACAGCCCGTCGGTCTGGAATCAGGCGAGTGCAGGATCGTCTCCGTGACCGGTGATCTTTCGGGGTCCCTGGAGGAAGGGCCGTACTACCTGGGCGCCGTGGTGGATCGGTTCAACGATGTCACCGAGTTCCTCGAGGACAACAACGCGAAGGCGGGCAACCGTCTGGGGTTCGGGTCTGGGCCGGACTTCATCGTCTCCAAGGTCAGTGGCCCTCCCAGCGCCCAGGAGGGACATTCCTTCGTGGCCTCGGTGACGGTGTGCAACCAGGGAACGGAGGGCGGCGAGTCCGAGGTGGGGCTGTATCTGTCCGAGGACAAGGTCATCCTTCCCACGTTGTTCCCGGAGCCGGGAGCAGACCTGCCCCTCGGGTCGCGGGAGCCCACGGGTTGGCTGGAGGCCGGGCAGTGCCGGGCTCTGTCGCTCGTCGGCGAGGCGTCGGGGGTGCAGTCGGGCGCGTATTATCTGGGCGCCGCGGTGGATGTGCAGGCCTCCTCCTCCGAGCTGATCGAAGACAACAACACGAAGGTGGGCAACCGGTTCGGCATCGGTCAGGGGCCTGACTTCGTCGTCTCCCAGGTGAGTGGGCCTGCCAGTGTCAGGCAGGGCTCCAACCTCGACGTCTCGGTGACGGTGTGCAACCAGGGCACGCGTGAAGGCTCCACGAACGTGGACCTGTACCTGTCCAAGGATGCGGTCATCACGCCGGAAGGGCCGCAGAGCGGTCCCTCCACGGACTACCGGGTGGGCAGCGAGTCCTTGTCCTGGCTGGAGCCGGGACAATGCCAGACGTTGACGGTGAGAGGGTCGGCGGGGGGCTCTTCCTCGGACGGCGCGTATTACCTGGGCGCCGTGGTGGATCCCTGGAACAACGCCCTCGAGCTCATCGAGGACAACAACACGAAGGTGGGCAGCCGGGTGGGCGTGGGGGACGCGACGGACTTCGTCGTCACCCAGGTGACCTCCCCCCCCAATGTCCAGCCGGGCCAGTCCTTCAACGCGGCGGTGACGGTGTGCAACCAGGGCACGCGGGGCGGTGACACCCTCGTGGAGCTGTACCTGTCCCAGGATACGATCATCACCCTCCAGAATCAGTCCTCGGAAGGAGACCGGCGGGTGGGCAACGGGTGGGTGGATTATCTGGCGCCCGGTGGATGCCAGACAGTTTCCGTGGAAGCGCATGCCTCGGTTCCGGGGGAGGGCGCGTATTACCTGGGCGCCGTGGCGAATCCGTACCAGCACGGCTCGCCGGAGCTGATCACGGACAACAACACGAAGGTGAGCGCCCGGTTGGGCGTCGGTGATGGCACGGACTTCATCGTCAGCAAGGTGACCGGTCCGGCCAGCGCGCAGCGGGGGGGGATGTTCACGGCCTCGGTGACCGTGTGCAACCAGGGGACCCGAGCGGGCTCTACCTACGTCGAGGCGTACCTGTCCGAGGACAACACCCTCACCCCGCAGTCGCCCTGGGGCTCTTCCCCGGACACGCGGGTGGCGAGCCAGTTCACCGGCTACCTGGAGCCGGGCAACTGCCAGACGCTGTCCCTCGTGGGCAGCGCCTCGGTTCCCAACTCCGGCGCCTACTTCCTCGGGGCCGTGGTGAACCCTCACCTGGACGATGAGCTGCTCACCGACAACAACACCCGGGTGGGCAAGGCCGTGGCCATCACGGGCTGA
- a CDS encoding DUF1579 domain-containing protein, with translation MSQRSFQESLSEGGIHHRLGQLAGQWEGVTKTWFEPEKLADESAWRGTIRPVAGGRFVVHEYEGSLQGKPLSGMAVYAYHLDLDRYEVAWLDTFHTGTALMYSTGAPAGKGLGVLGSYGAPSGPPWGWRTEIHQPDADQLIITHYNVPPEGQGTEAKAVETVYRRVPSR, from the coding sequence ATGTCCCAGCGTTCGTTCCAGGAGTCCCTGTCAGAGGGTGGCATCCACCACCGGCTCGGCCAGCTCGCCGGGCAGTGGGAAGGGGTGACGAAGACGTGGTTCGAGCCGGAGAAGCTCGCGGATGAGTCCGCCTGGCGCGGGACGATCCGCCCCGTGGCCGGTGGGCGCTTCGTGGTGCACGAGTATGAGGGCTCGCTCCAGGGCAAGCCGCTGTCCGGGATGGCCGTCTACGCGTACCACCTGGATCTGGACCGCTATGAAGTGGCCTGGCTCGACACCTTCCATACGGGCACGGCCCTCATGTACTCGACGGGCGCTCCGGCCGGAAAGGGTCTGGGGGTGCTGGGCAGTTATGGGGCGCCGTCCGGGCCGCCCTGGGGGTGGAGGACGGAGATCCACCAGCCGGACGCCGATCAGCTGATCATCACCCACTACAACGTTCCTCCCGAGGGCCAGGGCACCGAGGCCAAGGCCGTCGAGACGGTGTACCGGCGGGTCCCCTCCCGTTAG
- a CDS encoding pyridoxamine 5'-phosphate oxidase family protein encodes MTKKTEQDVVAHLGKLIHGIKVAMMTTVEEDGSLRSRPMWTQERDFDGELWFFTREHSAKVDEVEHDHHVSLSYAEPSKDRFVSVSGRCRLVTDKAKARELWNPALKAWFPDGLDDPELSLLCITVEKAEYWDTPNSRMVQLIGFVKASLTGSPYQPGGHEKVNVTGPSDSSMH; translated from the coding sequence ATGACCAAAAAGACGGAGCAGGACGTGGTCGCGCACCTGGGGAAGCTGATCCACGGCATCAAGGTCGCGATGATGACGACGGTGGAGGAGGACGGCAGTCTGCGCTCCCGTCCCATGTGGACGCAGGAGCGGGACTTCGACGGGGAGCTGTGGTTCTTCACCCGCGAGCACTCGGCCAAGGTGGACGAGGTGGAGCATGACCACCACGTGAGCCTCTCGTACGCGGAGCCCTCCAAGGATCGCTTCGTGTCGGTGAGCGGCCGGTGCCGGCTGGTCACGGACAAGGCCAAGGCGCGCGAGCTGTGGAACCCCGCCCTCAAGGCCTGGTTCCCCGACGGCCTCGATGACCCCGAGCTGTCGCTGCTGTGCATCACCGTGGAGAAGGCGGAGTACTGGGACACGCCCAACAGCCGCATGGTGCAGCTCATCGGCTTCGTGAAGGCCAGCCTCACCGGCAGTCCGTACCAACCGGGAGGTCACGAGAAAGTCAACGTCACCGGGCCGTCGGACTCTTCGATGCACTGA
- a CDS encoding inositol-3-phosphate synthase, whose product MDKKVRAVSKPEGKLAILLPGLGAVSTTLIAGVEMVRQGKGLPVGSLTQMGTARLGKRTDGRTVKIQDLVPISSLNDVVFGAWDIISENAAQVAKRSNVLTQEHQELVRPALEKIVPKKGVHNPEYVRRITANHVKDTKTHRESIEALRQDIRDFKKELGAKRAVMIVCASVETYTGAPVATQSLAALEKALDANDASINPTLLYAYAALKEGVPFANATPNTSVDTPALQELARQEGVPVAGRDLKSGQTMMKTVIAPSLKARMLGLDGWFSTNILGNRDGEVLDDPQAFKAKEVTKAGVLDTILQPELYPELYGKVSHKVSIHYYPPRGDAKEGWDNIDIFGWLGYPMQLKINFLCRDSILAAPLVLDIALFLDLAKRLEWKGIQEWMSFYFKSPMAQPGLQPEHDLFIQLTKLKNTLRVVAGEEPITHLGLDYYGDDLPLVK is encoded by the coding sequence ATGGATAAGAAGGTCAGGGCAGTCTCCAAGCCCGAGGGGAAGCTGGCGATTCTGCTGCCAGGTCTCGGGGCGGTCTCCACCACGCTCATCGCGGGCGTCGAAATGGTGCGCCAGGGCAAGGGCCTACCTGTGGGTTCCCTCACCCAGATGGGCACGGCACGCCTGGGCAAGCGGACCGACGGCCGCACGGTGAAGATCCAGGACTTGGTGCCCATCTCTTCTCTCAATGACGTCGTCTTCGGCGCCTGGGACATCATCAGCGAGAACGCGGCCCAGGTGGCCAAGCGGTCCAACGTGCTGACCCAGGAGCACCAGGAGCTGGTGCGCCCGGCGCTCGAGAAGATCGTCCCCAAGAAGGGCGTGCACAACCCCGAGTACGTGCGCCGCATCACCGCCAACCACGTCAAGGACACCAAAACGCACCGCGAGAGCATCGAGGCGCTGCGCCAGGACATCCGCGACTTCAAGAAGGAACTGGGCGCCAAGCGCGCGGTGATGATCGTCTGCGCCTCGGTGGAGACGTACACGGGCGCCCCGGTGGCCACGCAGTCGCTGGCCGCGCTGGAGAAGGCGCTGGATGCCAACGACGCGTCCATCAACCCCACGCTGCTGTACGCGTACGCCGCCCTGAAGGAGGGCGTGCCCTTCGCCAACGCCACGCCGAACACCTCGGTGGACACCCCGGCGCTGCAGGAGCTGGCGCGCCAGGAAGGCGTGCCCGTGGCGGGACGTGACCTCAAGAGCGGCCAGACGATGATGAAGACGGTCATCGCCCCCTCGCTCAAGGCGCGCATGCTGGGCCTGGACGGGTGGTTCTCCACCAACATCCTGGGCAACCGCGATGGCGAGGTGCTGGATGATCCTCAGGCCTTCAAGGCCAAGGAAGTCACCAAGGCGGGCGTGCTGGACACCATCCTCCAGCCGGAGCTGTACCCGGAGCTCTACGGCAAGGTGAGCCACAAGGTCTCCATCCACTACTACCCGCCGCGCGGCGACGCGAAGGAAGGGTGGGACAACATCGACATCTTCGGCTGGCTGGGCTACCCCATGCAGCTGAAGATCAACTTCCTGTGCCGGGACTCCATCCTGGCGGCGCCGCTGGTGCTCGACATCGCGCTGTTCCTGGACCTGGCCAAGCGCCTGGAGTGGAAGGGCATCCAGGAGTGGATGTCGTTCTACTTCAAGAGCCCGATGGCCCAGCCGGGCCTCCAGCCGGAGCACGACCTGTTCATTCAGCTGACCAAACTGAAGAACACGCTGCGCGTGGTCGCGGGCGAGGAGCCCATCACCCACCTCGGACTCGACTATTACGGAGATGACCTCCCGCTCGTCAAATAG
- a CDS encoding phosphatase PAP2 family protein: MTSRSSNSAGSKWAPWLITLLGVGQLLFVTAVGRLRWEHFAADLLIVGLAWAGPSSRSFLLRGGLALWFTGMLMDNQWLWLSLRGRVHTGDLWDLELSLFPAPGGTTWPAYFATRTHPVLDLLCGFSYAAYIYEVILGALLFFFRKHPRFGRMCWAFLAVNFLGVITYMLYPAAPPWYVMQYGHGPADLLAAPSPAGTARFDALLGISYFAKFYSRSPNVFGAMPSLHVAYPVLMTWQFWGLGRAWRVGATAFAMLVAFSALYLQHHYILDVVAGMVTALVACACVEFAFSRRESPAVAPVPLMPGGDSRA; encoded by the coding sequence ATGACCTCCCGCTCGTCAAATAGCGCCGGTTCGAAGTGGGCGCCCTGGCTCATCACCCTCCTGGGGGTGGGCCAGCTCCTCTTCGTCACCGCGGTGGGCAGGCTTCGCTGGGAGCACTTCGCAGCGGATCTGTTGATCGTGGGGCTGGCCTGGGCCGGCCCCTCGTCACGGTCCTTTCTGCTGCGCGGGGGCCTGGCGTTGTGGTTCACCGGCATGTTGATGGACAACCAGTGGCTCTGGTTGAGCCTGCGAGGCCGCGTGCACACCGGAGACCTGTGGGACTTGGAGCTCTCGCTCTTTCCCGCCCCCGGTGGCACCACCTGGCCGGCGTATTTCGCCACCCGCACCCACCCGGTGCTGGATCTGCTGTGCGGCTTCTCCTACGCGGCCTACATTTACGAGGTCATCCTCGGGGCCCTGCTGTTCTTCTTCCGCAAGCACCCCCGCTTCGGGCGGATGTGCTGGGCATTCCTGGCGGTCAACTTCCTCGGGGTCATCACCTACATGCTCTACCCCGCCGCCCCGCCCTGGTACGTGATGCAGTACGGCCACGGTCCCGCGGACCTCCTGGCCGCTCCCAGCCCGGCTGGAACGGCGCGTTTCGACGCGCTGCTGGGCATCAGCTATTTCGCGAAATTCTACTCACGCAGCCCCAATGTCTTCGGAGCCATGCCCTCGCTGCACGTCGCCTACCCCGTGTTGATGACCTGGCAGTTCTGGGGTCTGGGGCGGGCGTGGCGGGTGGGAGCCACGGCCTTCGCGATGCTGGTGGCGTTCTCCGCCCTCTACCTGCAGCACCACTACATCCTGGATGTCGTGGCAGGCATGGTGACCGCCTTGGTGGCCTGCGCGTGTGTTGAGTTCGCATTTTCCCGGCGTGAATCTCCGGCCGTCGCGCCCGTACCTCTCATGCCCGGAGGAGACAGCCGTGCTTGA
- a CDS encoding GtrA family protein translates to MLDTLVSWIQGDLSPSARIWTALAPAMLASAYFIGGLLIFAIRCAFKGVPQDEETLKRGSTVLVGMFLRHYFFWVIQPLWAVVYRSGLPANALSMLSGLLGVSSGVAVAAGRFALGGWLFLAAGILDVMDGRIARLRKEANPAGAALDSVLDRYVDSAMLMGLAWYYRDTWVLLPVLLALLGTSLVPYVRARGEGLGINIRGGAMQRLERVLFLGAGVALSPIFEAIWFPEQKHPIHWLAVIGMVFVAVMSNVTALSRFRALVNALAPPPATARPRSGLALFGFNAAAGAIATAVDFGAVLGMVEGLKFSPVAATALGCVLGGVVNYTLNRLITFRSRGAVAPQMARYTLVSATSALLNAGGVALLTLHPQLAYTLGWWLARGAVYFAWNLPLQRDYVFNDPPEALMERPHAA, encoded by the coding sequence GTGCTTGACACTCTCGTGTCGTGGATTCAGGGAGACCTCTCACCCAGCGCCCGCATCTGGACGGCGCTGGCCCCGGCGATGCTGGCGAGCGCCTATTTCATTGGCGGCTTGCTCATCTTCGCCATTCGCTGCGCCTTCAAGGGCGTGCCTCAGGACGAGGAGACGCTCAAGCGCGGCAGCACCGTGCTGGTGGGCATGTTCCTGCGGCACTACTTCTTCTGGGTCATCCAGCCGCTCTGGGCCGTCGTGTACCGCTCGGGGCTGCCGGCCAACGCGCTGTCCATGCTGTCGGGCCTGCTCGGGGTGTCCTCGGGCGTGGCGGTGGCGGCCGGGCGCTTCGCGCTGGGCGGCTGGCTGTTCCTGGCGGCCGGCATCCTGGACGTGATGGACGGGCGCATCGCCCGGCTGCGCAAGGAGGCCAACCCAGCCGGCGCGGCGCTGGACTCGGTGCTGGACCGGTACGTGGACTCGGCGATGCTCATGGGCCTGGCCTGGTACTACCGGGACACGTGGGTGCTGCTGCCCGTGTTGCTGGCGCTCCTGGGCACCTCGCTGGTGCCCTACGTGCGCGCCCGCGGCGAGGGCCTGGGCATCAACATCCGCGGCGGGGCCATGCAGCGCCTGGAGCGGGTGCTCTTCCTGGGCGCGGGCGTGGCGCTCTCGCCCATCTTCGAGGCCATCTGGTTCCCGGAGCAGAAGCACCCCATTCACTGGCTGGCGGTGATTGGCATGGTGTTCGTGGCGGTGATGAGCAACGTGACGGCGCTCTCGCGCTTCCGCGCGCTCGTCAACGCCCTGGCGCCGCCGCCAGCCACCGCCCGCCCACGCTCGGGGCTGGCCCTGTTCGGCTTCAACGCCGCGGCGGGCGCCATCGCCACGGCGGTGGACTTCGGGGCGGTGCTGGGCATGGTGGAGGGGCTGAAGTTCTCCCCCGTGGCGGCCACGGCGCTGGGCTGCGTGCTGGGCGGGGTGGTGAACTACACGCTCAACCGCCTCATCACCTTCCGGAGCCGGGGCGCGGTGGCGCCGCAGATGGCCCGGTACACGCTGGTGAGTGCGACCAGCGCGCTTCTGAATGCAGGGGGCGTGGCGTTGCTCACGCTGCACCCACAATTGGCGTATACCCTGGGATGGTGGCTGGCACGCGGGGCGGTGTATTTCGCGTGGAATCTCCCCCTTCAGCGGGACTACGTCTTCAATGACCCGCCGGAGGCGCTCATGGAGCGCCCTCATGCGGCATGA
- a CDS encoding protein-tyrosine phosphatase family protein, producing MSVSLLRDVHHVPGVRGWVRKQVLRSVARVVEWTTKLPGQGLNISQVEDWLWVGGSVSRAQYGALADRGITAVIDLRAERCDDERALAQRGIELLRLPVVDRYPPSVAQLWQGVEWALPRVTTGGRLYVHCEHGVGRGPLMGLAVMVARGWEAHEAYRKLRKARWQATLNDRQLEGLADFTSAWTSPPERAQARVS from the coding sequence GTGAGCGTGTCGTTGTTGAGGGATGTGCACCATGTGCCGGGCGTGCGCGGCTGGGTGCGCAAGCAGGTGTTGCGCTCGGTGGCGCGAGTGGTGGAGTGGACCACGAAGCTGCCCGGGCAGGGGCTGAACATCTCCCAGGTGGAAGACTGGCTGTGGGTGGGCGGCTCGGTGTCGCGCGCGCAGTACGGGGCGCTGGCGGACCGAGGCATCACCGCGGTCATCGACCTGCGCGCCGAGCGCTGCGACGACGAGCGGGCGCTGGCGCAGCGGGGCATCGAGCTGTTGCGCCTGCCCGTGGTGGACCGCTATCCCCCGTCGGTGGCGCAGCTCTGGCAGGGAGTGGAGTGGGCCCTGCCGCGGGTGACGACCGGAGGGCGCCTCTACGTCCACTGCGAGCACGGCGTGGGGCGCGGACCGTTGATGGGTCTGGCGGTGATGGTGGCGCGCGGCTGGGAGGCGCACGAGGCATACCGGAAGCTCCGAAAGGCCCGCTGGCAGGCAACGCTGAACGACCGGCAGTTGGAGGGACTCGCGGACTTCACCTCGGCGTGGACGTCTCCTCCGGAGCGCGCCCAGGCCCGTGTGAGCTAG